TCGCTGCGGTACATCTGCCGGCGCTTGCGGCTGTCGTCGGTGATGAACTCCGGGTTCATCTCCGGGATACCGAGGAACTCGGAGAGGTCCGCCGCGTCCACCACGCGCACCTGCGGCACCATGAACTGCACCTCTTCGCGCTCGAAGGGCTGGTCGTCCACGAACACGAAGGTGTCGATGCCGATGTTGAGCGCCTTGGCGATGGCTTCGACGTTCTGGCCCTTGGCGCTCCAGTTGATCTGCGGGTGCAGGAAGAACTCGGCGATGCCCAGTGCCTCCAGGCGCGCCATCGCCCGGTCATGATCGTTCTTGCTCGCGACGCTCTGCAGGATGCCGCGCTCGTCCAGCGTGCGGATGATGTCCAGCACGCCCGGCCGCAGCTCCACGTGCTCGTCCTCGAGCAGGATGCCGTCCCACACCGTGTGGTCTAGGTCCCACACGACGCACTTCACGCCCTTGGGCTTCTTCGCCTTCTCGTCCTTCACCACCGGGATGCCGCCCACCTCCACCGCCGCCGTCCCGGTCCCGCTATCCGTGCTGTCCATGTTCCGCTCTCGCGATGGTTCGTAGGTGTTGGTGCGCGTGGGGTGAGCTCTTCGCTGCCGGAAGGTGCCCCCTCCCCCGGCCCCTCCCCCGCAAGCGGGAGAGGGGAGACCAAAACTGTGGGCCGGAAGGCCGGGGACGGGCTGATAGATCAGTGGACACGGAGGAGAAACGGCGTCCCCGCTCGGTCAGATCGTCAGCAGCTCGGGTCGACGACGCTCAGCTTCCAGCGCCGCGCCGGACGCTCGATCCGCAAACGCTCTATCCGACGCCAACCCTCCCCGCCCGCCTCGAACAAGCTCCCCTCCCCCACGCAGTTTGGGGGGAGGGGCTGGGGGAGGGGGCTACCTTCAGCCCGCCTCTAACCCTAAACCGCAGCCGCCGTCTTGCGGTCCACCAGCGCGGAGATCGCGTCGATGGTGCGGAAATTGTCCAGCTCTAGGTCGTCGTTCTCGATGGCCACGCCGAACTCGGTCTCCACGAACTGCACGAGCTGCATGGCGAACATCGAGTTCACGTAGCCGCTGGCGAAGATGTCCTCGTCGTCCGTGAGCTGGTGGTCGCGGAAGAAGCGGGTCAGGAAGGCGCGGATCTTGTCCTTGTTCATCGATCTATGCTCTCGGTGTGCGGTGGATGGGTGTGCGTTGATTCGGGAGACGGCGGCCCGTGCCGTCTCCCGCCGGCGGCGCTCAGAGAAGCTCCAGCGCCTCTTCCTCGGTCAGCGACTCCAGCTCGGCGATGATCGCGTCCTCGATCAGCACGGCGAAGCGCGCGATGGTGGGCGCCTCGAAGATCGCCTTCAGCGGCAGCTCGAGCTGGAACATCTCGCGCACGCGGGAGATGATCTGCGTGGCGAGCAGCGAGTGCCCGCCCAGCCCGAAGAAGTCGTCGTGGATCCCGATCCGGTCGATGCCCAGCAGCTCCTGCCACATGGCCGCCAGGCGCTCTTCCGTCTCGTTCGTGGGCGCGAAGTACTCCACGTCCAGGTCCGGCCGCGCGTAGCCGCCGCCTTCCCCGCCCTTGCGGACGGGCGCCGCGGCTTCGGACACGCGCAGGTTCAGGTCGCCGGTGCTGACGAGCACCTGCGCCTCGCCGGGCACCGTGAGCGCCGCGTCGAGCGCGCGGCCCGTCTCCTCGTCGCCCAGGAAGTAGTCGCCCAGCCCGTCCCCCGGCTCGCCCCAGCGGTCCCACGCCACGCTCGTCCAGGCCTGCGCGTGCGTCTGGTTGTGCCGGTGCGCGTACGCGTCGGTGAGCGCGTTGAGCGCCGCGACGCGGACGATGCCCACGCCGCCCGTCACCGCCGCCAGCGACGAGTCCAGGATGCAGAAGTCCAGCGTGCGCGACTCCAGCGCGCGCTCCATCACGTCCAGCTCGCGGGTCACGCGCTCCACCTCGGCCGCCCATGTCCCCGCCTTGGTCTCGCCGATGCCGGCGAAGTCGATCACCGCGTGCAGCGCGGTGGAGTGCAGCACGCCGTGCACGGCGCCGAAGCGCGCCTCGGCCGCGGCCAGGCCCTCCTCCACCTCGTCGGGCCGCGCGCTGTCGACCGGCAGGATCAGCACCTCGCTGCCCTCGGCCTCGAAGGCGCGCACCAGCTCGATCTGCTGGCGCATGGGGTCGCTCTCGGGCCGCGCGGCGACCACGTTGTCCCACGCGCCGCGGCCGGGGAACGCGCGCTCGAAGATGACCAGGCGCGCCTTGGCCGCGTTCACCAGGTGCGTGGCGAACAGCGCCCCTCGGCCGTTCAGGCCGTTGGTGAGCACGTACACGCCGCCCTCGCGCAGCGCCGACTTCGCGCCCGGCCGCACCTGCTCGAAGCCGCGCACCCAGCGCCGCCGCCCGCGGTACGCCACGGCGAAGTCGGAAGATGTGGAGCGCACCTCGTCCACGATCTGCCGCGCCAGCGTCTCCTCGTCCGGCCCCCCATCTCCCGGCAGCGCAACATCTACCGTGCGGACGGCGATGTTCGGGTGCTCCTGCGCGACGGCCAGGCAGCCGGCCAGCAGCGTCGCCTT
The Longimicrobiaceae bacterium genome window above contains:
- a CDS encoding HAD-IIIC family phosphatase — its product is MDSTDSGTGTAAVEVGGIPVVKDEKAKKPKGVKCVVWDLDHTVWDGILLEDEHVELRPGVLDIIRTLDERGILQSVASKNDHDRAMARLEALGIAEFFLHPQINWSAKGQNVEAIAKALNIGIDTFVFVDDQPFEREEVQFMVPQVRVVDAADLSEFLGIPEMNPEFITDDSRKRRQMYRS
- a CDS encoding phosphopantetheine-binding protein, which codes for MNKDKIRAFLTRFFRDHQLTDDEDIFASGYVNSMFAMQLVQFVETEFGVAIENDDLELDNFRTIDAISALVDRKTAAAV